A stretch of Crossiella cryophila DNA encodes these proteins:
- a CDS encoding helix-turn-helix domain-containing protein yields the protein MEEREVPGQRASDGVTAARSAFVERLRYLLEHHPGGPHTPAEVAAGTGLSQSGIYALLSPRANPTVETMATLASFFGVPLGYFVDEQIAERTRAELGLLSRLKDAGAQKVALRSTAPMESASLPELLDLIGAAVEQARRLKETDGPRRPDESPTE from the coding sequence GTGGAAGAGCGGGAAGTGCCGGGGCAGCGGGCGTCCGATGGGGTCACGGCTGCGCGGTCCGCCTTCGTGGAGCGGTTGCGGTACCTGCTGGAGCATCATCCCGGGGGGCCGCACACGCCTGCCGAGGTGGCGGCGGGGACTGGGTTGTCGCAGTCGGGGATCTATGCGTTGTTGTCGCCTCGGGCCAATCCGACTGTGGAGACGATGGCTACTTTGGCCTCGTTTTTCGGGGTGCCTTTGGGGTACTTCGTGGATGAGCAGATCGCGGAGCGGACCCGGGCTGAGCTGGGGTTGTTGAGTCGGTTGAAGGATGCTGGGGCGCAGAAGGTGGCGTTGCGGTCTACCGCGCCGATGGAGTCCGCCTCGTTGCCCGAGTTGCTTGATCTGATTGGGGCGGCGGTTGAGCAGGCTCGGCGGCTGAAGGAGACGGACGGCCCTCGACGGCCGGATGAGTCACCGACAGAATGA
- a CDS encoding ImmA/IrrE family metallo-endopeptidase: MNGLDLPQPFDVQVLCDRIGGDRGRPIFLAPISLPTGGPCGLWINTEPADYIFFEADTSPLHQRHIVLHELGHLLCDHHAAPVLTPDASRLLMPSLDPAMVRRVLGRGCYSAVEEQQAEIIASMIIQRTSSWVAEPVRPVPPEAAELVRRIERALERTVH; encoded by the coding sequence GTGAACGGGCTGGATCTGCCCCAGCCCTTTGACGTGCAGGTGTTGTGCGACCGGATCGGCGGCGACCGGGGGCGGCCGATCTTCCTGGCGCCGATCAGCCTGCCGACCGGTGGGCCGTGTGGGTTGTGGATCAATACCGAGCCTGCCGACTACATCTTCTTCGAGGCTGACACCTCGCCGCTGCATCAGCGGCACATCGTGCTGCACGAGCTGGGTCATCTGCTGTGCGACCACCACGCGGCGCCGGTGCTGACCCCGGATGCCTCCCGGCTGCTGATGCCCTCGCTGGATCCGGCCATGGTGCGGCGGGTGCTCGGGCGGGGGTGTTACTCGGCGGTGGAGGAGCAGCAGGCCGAGATCATCGCGTCGATGATCATCCAGCGGACGAGTTCGTGGGTGGCCGAACCGGTGCGGCCGGTACCGCCGGAAGCGGCGGAGCTGGTGCGCCGGATCGAACGCGCGCTCGAGCGAACGGTGCACTGA